GTTACAAAATGTTGCCGGACCGGCATCATACCGCTTCGCCGCACCGCAGCACTTGCCTCCCGCGTTCCGAACCGCCACTCCTTGCGCTCCGCCGCGCCGGCGGATCCCGAGTGTCGCGTAGCAAGTCCCAAGGTTTCCCGCTTTTCCATGAAGATTTTGATTGTCGAGGATGACGGCCCTCTTCGCCTGCTGATCGCGCGTGTGCTTCGCGATCACGGATTCGAGGCCGTCGGCGTGAGCAACGGCGCCGAAATGCGCCCGCTGATCGAAAATGGCGACATCCAGCTCGTAGTGCTCGACATCATGCTGCCCGGCACCAGCGGGCTCGATATCTGCCGCTGGCTGCGCGGCCATTCGACCGTGCCGATCATCATCATCAGTGCCCGCGCGCAGGAGACCGACCGGATCGTCGGGCTGGAACTGGGCGCCGACGACTATCTCTCCAAACCGTTCGGACCCGAGGAGCTTGTCGCCCGCGTGCGCGCAGTGCTTCGCCGCGCGACGGGCCAGGTGGCGCCCGCGCCGCGCGAGCCCACGCTGCGCTTCGCGGGGTGGATCATCGATCGCGACCGGCGCGAACTGACTGCCCCCGACGGATCGCCGGTGGCGCTGTCCGGCGCTGAATATGACATGCTGATAACGCTGACCGATTCCGCCCAGCGTGTGGTGAGTCGCGATTTCCTGCTCGAACAGTCACGCGAGCGTGTTTCGGGCGCCTCGGATCGCGCCGTCGATGTGCTGGTCAGCCGGCTGCGCGCCAAATTGCGCGCGCATGGCGGCGGGGAGATCATCAAGACGGTGCGCGGTGCGGGCTATATGTTCGTTCCCCATGTAGAGCGGCGGTGACGCGCGTCCGCCTGTGGCCGCGCGGCCTTACGGGCCGGGTTACGCTGGTGCTGCTGGCGGCGATCCTGATTGAATTCTTCGGCACGATCCTGGTCTTCGGCGAGGCGGAAAAGCTGCTGCTGCGCACCGGGCAGGCGCACCGCGTCGCCGAACAGCTGGTCGTCGCCGATCGCGTGCTGCGCCAGACGCCGCCCGACCAGCGCGCGAACCTGGCGCCGCGCCTTTCCACGCGCCACGTCGTTATCACCCTGCGGGATACGCCGCTCGGCCCGCAGCCGACCAGCCAGACCGCGGAAGCGGCGGCACGCGAATTCCGGTTGTGGGAGCCCGAGCTGCGCGATCGCACGCTGGAAATCGGGCTTAGCGAGCGCGGCAGCGAGTCCCCCGATCGCCTCATCGGCGCGCTCAGCACCAATGACGGCCAGTGGATTCACTTCCGTTCGATCGAGCCGATCGGTCGCTGGGCCGGGCCGGAAGGCTGGCTGCCGTCGCTGATCCTGCTGGTCTTTGCGGTGCTGCTCGTTTCGGCGCTGCTGGTGCGCACGCTCGCCGCGCCGCTGCGTGCGCTGGCGGCGGCAACGAACCGGATCGGAGTCACGCCCGCCAAGGTGGTGGTCGAACCGGACGGCCCGCAGGAGCTGCGCCGGCTCGCCATTGCGTTCAACGCGATGCAGACACGTATTTCGGAACTGCTCGAAAGCCGCACCCGCGCGCTGCTGGCGGTCAGCCACGATCTGCGCACGCCGCTGTCGCGGATGAAGCTGCGGATCCACGGTCGGTTGCGCGCGGGCGACCTGGAGGCATTGCGCGGCGATGTCGACGAGATGCAGGCGATGCTCGATTCGCTGCTCGATTTTCTGGGTGGCGGAGACGGTACGCAGAACGATCCGGCGGTGCGCACCGATCTGGCGACATTCGTGGCGCAGGTAGCCGGGGACATGCGCACGGTGGACCCGCAGGCACGCGCGATCCGCGTATCGGGACCGGACAGGCTCGACGTCATGACGCACCGCAATGCGCTGCGCCGCGGCCTCTCCAACCTGATCGACAATGCCGTCAAATATGGCGGCGAGGCCGAAATCGAATTTGGCAGCGACGGCGGCTGGGCATGGATCGAAGTGCGCGACCACGGCCCCGGTATCGCGCCCGACCTGCTGCCGCAGGTGATAAAGCCCTTCATTCGCGGCGACGCCGCCCGCGCGCGGGACACCAAGGGGTTCGGGCTCGGCCTTGCCGTGGTAATGCGCGTCGCGAAAATCCATGATGGCAGCTTCACCTTGCGCAATGCATCGCCAGGGCTGATCGCCCAGCTGACGCTGCCTATCGACGGCAGGAAGCCGCAAAAGCGCGACGAAACCGGCAACGGCAATGTTTTGATACGTTTCTGATGCGCTGCAGCAATATGGCGCTTTCACAAGACGCGCTCCCGCCCTCTCCGCAGGGTCAGTCAAGATGGAGCGCAACATGGAAATCGTCGGCGGTGTCGCCCGCTTTCAGGGCGACGTATTCCCCCAGCAGCAAGAGCTTTTCCGCGCGCTGGCACGTGAAGGGCAGCGCCCGAGCACGCTGATGGTCAGCTGCGCGGATTCGCGCGTTGTTCCCGAACTCATCACCCAGAGCGAGCCGGGCGACCTGTTCGTATGCCGCAACGCGGGAAATATCGTTCCACCCTTCGCGCAGAAGAATGGCGGCGTTTCCTCGACCGTCGAATATGCGGTGATGGTGCTGGGCGTCAGCCACATCATCGTCTGCGGCCATTCGGACTGCGGCGCAATGAAGGCATTTTTCAATCAGGAAGCGCTGGAAAGCCTGCCGAACGTCAAGGCGTGGCTGTCGCATGCCGAACCGGCCTATGAAGTCGTGCGCACCTGCTATCACGAGCATGAGGAAAAGGACCAGATCCATGCGCTGACGCTGGAAAACGTCGCGATCCAGCTCGTCCACCTGCAGAATCACCCCTCGGTCGCGGCCGCGCTCGCGGCGGGCAAGGTCAGCCTCCACGGCTGGTTCTTCGACATCGAATCGGGCCGCATCCTGGCGCTCAACGCCGAAGGCGATTTCGTCGACTTCGAACCGGGCCAGGAACTGCCGGTGGCGGTGCCCGCGCGCAAGCCGCGCGTCGGCGCCGCAGTCAGCAAGGCCGCGTAACGATGGCGAGCGCCGCTGAAACACAGGGCCGATCCCTGCTCCCCGCGACGTTCGGACGGGACTTCGCGTCATCGTTCGTCGTCTTCCTGGTCGCGATGCCGCTCTGTCTCGGCATCGCGATCGCCTCGGGCGTTCCACCCGAACTGGGCCTCGTCACCGGCATCATCGGCGGTATCGTGGTCGGCGCGATCGCCGGTTCGCCGCTCCAGGTCAGCGGTCCCGCCGCCGGCCTCGCCGTTCTCGTCTTCGATCTGGTGCAGACTCACGGTCTCGTCGCGCTGGGTCCGGTACTGATCCTGGCGGGCATCCTGCAATTCGCGGGCGGGCTTCTGAAGCTCGGCCAGTTCTTCCGCGGCGTCTCCCCCGCGGTGGTGCACGGCATGCTCGCCGGGATCGGCGCGATGATCGTGCTGCAGCAGGTGCATGTGCTGATCGATGATAGTCCGCTGAGCGACGGCCTTGCCAATCTCGCCGCGATTCCGGGGGCGTTCCTAGGCCTTGAGGACGATGCCTTTCAGGCACTGCTGGTCGGGCTCGCCACGATCGGCGCGATGATTGGCTGGGACAAGGTAAAGCCTGCCGCGCTTCGCATGGTGCCCGGTGCGCTGGTCGGCGTCGTGGTCGGTACGATCCTGGCGATGGCGGGCAATCTCGCCATTCAGCGGATCGCCCTGCCCGACAATATCGCCGCCGGGCTGACGCTGCCCAGCACCGAGAGCATGTCACTGCTCGCCGATCCGACGCTGCTCGGCCTCGCGCTTGCGATGGCGTTCATCGCCAGCGCCGAAACGCTGCTTTCGGCGGCCGCGGTCGACAAGATGCAGGACCGAGTCCAGTCGAAGTTCAACAAGGAGCTGACCGCGCAGGGCGTCGGCAACTTCCTGTGCGGCATCGTCGGCGCGCTGCCGATGACCGGCGTGATCGTGCGCAGCTCGGCCAATGTGCAGGCCGGTGCGGAAACCCGCGCCTCGACCATCCTGCACGGCATCTGGATCCTCGCCTTCGTCGCGCTGCTTCCGTTCGTGCTTGCCGAAGTGCCCACCGCGGCGCTGGCGGGCGTGCTGGTTGTGACAGGCGTCAAGCTGGTGAAGATCAAGGATGTGCGCCACCTGTTCACGCGATACGGCGCTTTGCCGGCGCTGATCTGGGGCGTTACTTTCGTGCTGGTCGTCACGGTCGATCTGCTGACCGGCGTGGTCGCGGGCCTGATCATGACGCTGCTTGAGCTTGTCCCGCAATGGCGCCGCATGCGGCTTGCGATCCACGAGCGCAGCCACGCCGAGGACGATCACGAGATCGAGCTCGAAGGCAAGGCCACGGCAATGTCGATCCACAAGGTCGCCGGCCTGCTCGATCGCCTGCCCCGGCAGGGCCGGATCAAGCTCAAGCTGTCAAAGCTGGAATTCGCCGACCACACCGTTTCGGAACTGGTTTCCGATGCGCTGGTGCGGCGCAAGCAACAGGGCGTGCGGATCGAACTCGATCATGACGGCCATCCGCACCAGCAACGGATCGCATCCGCGATCGCCTGACGCATTCGGAGGTGTATCGGGAGTTCGTAACCGCTTCCGCACCTGCCCTCCGATACCCTGCCTGACGGAGCTGGCCCCCTGGCTCCGTCAGGCTTTTTTTGTGCTTCGCGCGCCGGATGGGCGATCTTTGGCGCCGCCGGACTAGGCGAGCGGCACATCGCGCCCTAGATCATGCGGCATGACTGATCTCTCGACGCTCCTTCAGGCCGATCGCGGCCAATCCGCCCGCTCCATTCACATCGTCGATGCCAAGACCTTCGACGACTGGCTCGCTTCGCAGCCGCCGCGCGCCCGCGCCGCCGCCGCCGCGCAGAAGCTGAAGCCCACCGGCTATGCCAATGCGATCCTGCCGGGCGATGGGCCCGAGGACTGGTCGGTCGTCACCGTGGTCGCCAATGTCGACAAGCTTTCGCCCTGGTGCCTCGCCAAGCTCGCCGAGACGCTGCCCGAAGGCACCTATCGCCTCGAAGGACGCGAGCCGGGCCCGGCCACCTATGGCTGGCTGACCGCGCAATACCGGTTCGAGAAATACAGGACCGACGACAAGGCGCAGGGCCCGCGCGTCCTGCTGACCAACGAACCGGCGAGCATCGACGAGACGCTGCTGCTGGCGAACGTCACCTTCAAGATCCGCGACCTGATCAATGCCGGCGCATCGGACATGGGCCCGGCCGATCTGGAGGCGCATGCCGAAGGCATTGCCAAGGCCTATGGCGGCACGCTGACTGTCACCCGCGGCGACGAGCTGGTGCGCGGCTATCCGATGATCCATGCGGTCGGCAAGGCAGCGGGCAAGGGCCGCGAGCCGCGCCTGATCGAAATCGAATGGGGCAATCCCGATCACCCGCGCGTCGCGATCATCGGCAAGGGCGTGGTGTTCGATTCGGGCGGGCTCGACATCAAGCCGGCATCGGGCATGCGGCTGATGAAGAAGGATATGGGCGGTTCGGCGCACGCGCTGGGTCTGGCCGAACTGGTGATGGCATCGAAGCTGCCGGTCCGGCTGCACATGCTCGTGCCCGCGGTAGAAAACGCCGTGTCGGGCGAAGCCTTCCGTCCCGGCGACGTGCTCAACACCCGCAAGGGGGTGACCGTCGAGAACAGCAATACCGACGCCGAGGGTCGCCTGATCCTGGGCGACGCGATCACCAAGGCAGGCGAAGGCAACCCCGAGCTGATGCTCGATTTCGCGACTCTCACCGGCGCCGCGCGCGTCGCGCTCGGCGCGGACCTCACCGGCCTGTTCGCCAATGACGACACGCTTGCAAACGATCTGCTGGGCGCCGCCGAAAGCGAATCCGATCCCGCATGGCGCCTGCCGCTCTGGGATCCCTATGACGAGATGCTGAAATCCGACGTTGCCGACATGGTCAACGCGGCCGAGGGCACGCCGTTCGGCGGTGCGATCACGGCCGCGCTGTTCCTGCGCCGCTTCGTTCCCGAGGGCGTGCAATGGGCGCATCACGACATCTTCTGCTGGCGCCAGTCGGCCAAGCCCGGCCGCCCCAAGGGCGCCGACGCGGTAAGCCTGCGCGCGACGTGGAAGGCGCTCAAGGACCGCTACGGCAAATGAGCTCAATGCCTCCCCGGGCGCGTCTCGGGGAGGGCCAGCGCACGCGAAACCGGCGGCGCAGGCGCGCGACCGACCGGCTCAGTCGTAATGCGCTACGTCACCGGTGATTGCCACCCAGGCGAGCTTGCGCTCCTCGAAGACCGAATATTCCAGCCTCCCGAAATGCGGATCGTCGAACAGGCCGAGCGGGATCGCCGTGACGCCGGGCATGCTGTCGAGCGTATAGGCCACGGCCACGCCGCATTGCGGGCAGAAGCGATGACGGAACAGGCTGCCGGATTCGCCCACTTCCTCCCACCCGCGCGTCTCGCCGATGATTTCCACGGCATCGTCGGGAAACCGGGCCTGTACGGCAAAGGCACTGCCGCTGCGTCGCTTGCAATTCGAACAATGGCACACCGAGACGCGAACCGGCTCGCCCGTGCAGGCCACCGTCACCGCGCCGCAACGACAGCGTGCCTGCCGCGCGGTCACGCCTTCGCGGCCGCTTCGATGATCGGTACGAACTTCTCCGCCGTCAGGCTCGCTCCGCCGATCAACCCGCCATCGACATCCGAAAGCGCCAGGATCGCGGCGGCGTTGGCCGGATTCATCGATCCGCCATAGAGGATACGGATCGTGTCGGCGGCTTCCTTGCCCGCCAGTTCGCCCAGCTTGGCGCGGATCGCGCCGTGCGTGGCGGCGATTTCATCCTCGGTGGGCGTCTTGCCTGTTCCGATCGCCCAGCGCGGTTCATAGGCGATGGTCAGCCAGTCGCCATGCGCGTCGCCGGGAATCGCCGCGATCTGTTCGGCGACGACGGCCTCGGTCTGGCCCGCGTCGCGTTCCTCCTCGGTCTCGCCGCAGCACAGGATGACGTGCAGCCCCGCCCCGCGCGCCGCCAGCGCCTTCGCCCAGGCGTCGCCGCTCGATTCGCACTGATCCGCGCGCCGCTCCGAATGGCCGACGATCACCAGTCCGGCGCCGGTTTCCGTGAGCATCGCCGCGGAGATACAGCCGGTATGCGCGCCGCTCTGCGCGGCATGCACGTCCTGCGCGCCGACCGGCATCGATCCGGCCGCCGCGACTGCCGGTGCGATCAGCGTGAACGGCACGCACAGCGCGACATCGACTCCCGAATTGTCCGAAGCGGCGCCGGCGATCGATTCGACTTCGCCAAGCTGGGCCTTCAGCCCGTTCATCTTCCAGTTTCCGGCAATGAATTTGCGCCGCATGCGGACCTCCCTTTCCTGCATTCGGGACGGCGATAGCAAAGACTGTCCTGCGCACAAGCTTGAAGGGCGGCGCGCACGGCCCTAAAGCGGCGCGATCACCCCCCTCCATCGAACGGGTTTGCATGCTCAGAGTTTTCCGCAACATCACCAAGTCGCGCATCGGCCTGATCGTGGTGTTCATCGTCCTCGGCATCATTGCGCTGGCATTCGCCGCCGCCGACATCACCGGAATCGGTGGAATCGGTCGCGGATCGGGTGCCGTCGTCGCGCGCGTGGGCGATCGCGAGATCACCGAGAAAGAGCTGAAGGATCGTGTTCAGATCGCGATCGACAATCTGCGCCGTCGCGGACAGACGGTGACGATGGAGCAGTTCCTTGCCGCGGGCGGGCTCGAACGCGCGCTCGACCAGATCATCAGTTCGGCGGCGGCGGAGCAGTTCGCGCGCCGGCACGGCATCCAGGTCAGCCGTCGCCTGATCGACGGTGTGATCGCCAGCAACACCGCCTTTCAGGGCCCGGACGGAAAGTTCGACCAGCAGACCTATGAGACGCTGCTCGCGCGGGAACGCATCTCCGAGGCCGATTTGCGTGCCGACCTGCGTGCCGGCGCCTATACCGACTGGCTGATCGGGCCGACGTCGAATGCCGGCCAGGCGCCGATGGCGCTGGCCGCGCCCTATGCCGCGCTGATGACCGAGGAACGCAAGGGCGCGATCGCCTTCATCCCGATGCTGGCGATGGACCCGGGCGAGGAACCGACCGACGAACAGGTCGCCGAATTCTACGAACAGAACAAGCAGCGCTACACCATCCCCGAGCGCCGCGTGATCCGCTATGCCGAAGTCTCGCCCGAAACGCTCGAGGATCGCACCCGGGCGACCGATGAGGAAATCCAGCAGGCCTATCGCGCCGCGGGCGACCGCTTCGCGGCGACCGAGAAACGCTCGGTCGATCAGCTGATCGTCGGCGATCAGGAAAGCGCCGCGCGCATTGCCGAGGCCGTGAAGGGCGGCCAGTCGATCGCCGCCGCGGCCCGGGCCGAAGGGCTCGAACCGCGTTCGTTCGATTCGGTGACTCGCGAGGCGCTCGCCGAGGAAACCTCCGACGAAGTGGCGCAGGCGGTGTTCGCCGCTGATGCGAACAGCGCGGTCGGCCCGATCCGGTCCCCGCTCGGCTGGCAGGTGCTGCGTGTCTCCTCGGTCGAACAGGTCGCCGCGCGTTCGATCGCGGACGTGCGCGACACGCTTGCCGAGGAAGTGCGCGGAAAGAAACTGGTCCAGGCCCTGGTCACCATGCGCGACGAGATCGGCGACGCGATCGCCGATGGCGGCACCTTCCAGGAAGTGCTCGGCGATACCGGGCTGGAAGCGACATCCACCGCGCCGCTGCTCGCCAATGGCCGCAACCCGGACGAACCGGAGGCCGAGCCCGACGAGGCGCTCCAGCCGCTGCTGAGCGCAGGCTTTCAGATGAGCGCCGATTCGGAGCCGCAGCTGGTGGCGATCGACGACACGCATTTCGCCGTCATCACCGTCGCGAAAATCGTCCCCGCCACGCCGCGCCCGCTCGACGAAATCCGTGATCGCGTCGCGCGCGACTATCGCGTCGACAAGGCTGTCGCCAAGGCGCGCGAAGTCGCGGCGGAAGTGGTCGAGGCCGTGAAGGGCGGCAAGTCGCTGCGCGAGGCACTGGCCGCGACCGGCGAACGTTTGCCCCCGCCCAGCCCGATCGATACGACACGCGCGCGCATCGCACAGATGGGCGAACAGATCCCGCCGCCGGTGCAACTGCTATTCAACATGCAGCCGGGCACCGCGCGCCTGATCGAAGGCAACAGCCGCGAAGGCTATTATGTCGTCCATCTCGAGGCGATCGAACCGCATGATGCGAGTGAGGTCCCCGAGCTGGTCCAGGGCATGCACGGTTCGATCGCGCGCAGCATCGGCAACGAACTCGCCGGTCAGCTTATCGGCGCGCTGCAGCGTGACATCGGCGTTTCGCGCAATGCGGACGCGATCGCACGGGTGCGCCGCGACCTGACCAACCAGGGCAATTGACCGCGCGATGATCGAAGGGGACCGCGCGGCCCGCGAGGCGCTCGGCCAGGGACGCCCGGCGCTGCTCTGGACCCGGCTGGTCGCCGACACCGAAACGCCGGTCGCCGCCGCGCTCAAGCTGATCGAGCCGGGGCGCGGCGACTTCCTCCTTGAATCGGTCGAGGGCGGATCGGTGCGCGGGCGGCACAGCTTTATCGGGCTCGCCCCCGATCTCGTCTTCCGCGCGATCGGCAACGATGCCGCGATCAACGCGCACTGGCGCACCGATCGCGAGGCATTCGTACCGTGCGAACAGCCCGCGCTTGCCGCGCTGCGCGAACTCGTCGCGCAATGCCGGATGGACGTCCCGCCCGAATTGCCGCGCGCGCTTGCCTGCCTTGTCGGCTATTTCGGCTATGAGACCGTCGGACTGGTCGAAAAGCTGCCCCGCCCGCCCGCCAATCCGATCGACGTGCCGGACATGATGTTCGTGCGCCCGACGGTGCTGCTGGTGATCGACCGGCTCGCCGACGCGCTGTTCGTCGTCAGTCCGGTCTGGCCCGGTTCGGGCGATCCTGACGCCGCGATCGCGGCGGGCCATGACCGCATCGAGGCCACGATCGCGCGCCTTCACAGCACGCCGCTGCCCGCACCCGTTCGGATCGACGAAGCGCCCGACGTCGCGCTCGAACCGGTGCTGCCGCCGGGCCGCTATGGCGAAATGGTCGCCGCGGCGAAGGAATATATCGCGGCGGGCGACATTTTTCAGGTGGTGCTGGCGCAGCGCTTCACGACGCCCTTCCCGCTGCCGCCGTTCGAACTCTATCGCGCGCTGCGCCGCGTGAACCCCTCGCCCTTCCTCTATCATCTCGACCTGCCGGGCTTTTCGCTGACCGGATCGAGCCCCGAAATCCTCGTTCGCGTCCGCGACGGCGAAGTCACCATCCGCCCGATCGCGGGCACGCGCCCGCGCGGCGCCACCGCCGCCGAGGACGCGGCGAACCGCGCCAGCCTGCTCGCCGATCCCAAGGAATGCGCAGAGCATCTGATGCTGCTCGATCTCGGCCGCAACGATGTCGGCCGTGTCGCAAGCGCGGGCAGCGTGACCGTCACCGATCGCTACACGGTCGAATTCTACAGCCATGTCATGCACATCGTGTCGAATGTCGTCGGGCAGCTGCGCGACGATCAGGACGCGCTCGACGCGCTGTTCGCGGGCTTCCCCGCAGGCACGGTGTCCGGCGCGCCCAAGGTGCGGGCGTGCCAGATCATCGCCGAACTGGAGGCCGAAACGCGCGGCGCCTATGCCGGCGGCGTCGGCTATTTCTCGCCCGACGGATCGATGGACAGCTGCATCGTCCTGCGCACCGCATTGGTGAAGGACGGCACGATGCACGTTCAGGCCGGTGCCGGCATCGTCGCCGACAGCGAAGCGGCGTACGAACAGCGCGAATGCGAAGCCAAGGCCGGCGCCCTCCTCGCCGCGGCGCGCGAGGCGCTGCGTCAGGCCGCGGAGCCCGGCTTCGGGCAATAAGCCGAAGCTTCATTATTTCGCAGACAAGCCGCGTGAACTCGGTCTAGAAACAGGCTCCTCTCCCGTTTCGGAATGTCGTCATGCTGATCGCCTCCCTTTTGATACTCGCCACCCAGGACGCCGCAGCCGCCGCCACGCCGATCGATCAGGCGAAGTGGATCACCGCCGCGCAATATCCGCAGGGCGCCCGCGACGCCGGCGAAGAAGGCACGGTCGGCTATGTCCTGCTGGTCGATGCCGAGGGTAAGGTCACGAACTGCGCGATTTCGCGCCCGACCCGCTCCTGGCGTCTCGACACCGCCACCTGCCGCATCCTGCGCGAACGCGCCCGCTTCACGCCCGCGCGCGATGCGCAGGGCCGCGCCGTGCCCGGCCGCTTTGAAGGCGCCTTCACCTGGCAACTGGCGCGCTAGGGCCGCGAGCGAAGCGGCGCGTCAATCCCCGCGAAAACGAGGATGCGGCCTCTTCCCGCGTCTCGGATCGACTCCGCGCCCCTTACGGCACCTGCGACTGGCGCTGTTCCTCTTCGAGCCGTTCCTGCGCCCATTGGCGGAGCATTTCGCGCGTGCAGCCGCTCTGCCCGCCCATGCCGATCGTCGAACACCCGCCCGGCAGGCTGGCGCGATTGACTTCCTCGATCACTTCGACGCGGCGAACCCAGCTCGTGCTCGCGCCGGTCTGGTCATGCTCGCGAAACCGCTCGGGGATGCGATAGGGCGACTCCGCGCTCTCCGCGCAGACGACGATCTCGTCCTCGGATTGCGGCGGCGGGCATTCCGCGTCGCCATAGAGGATGACGTTGCGGATACGCGTCGGCACTTGCTCCACCGTTTCCTGCCCGGCGGCGTCCTGTCCCGGGACATCCTGCGCGGGGGCCAGCAGCAGCGCGGCCAGCGAAAGCGATACCAAACTCATTCGATCCTCCAATCGGCCCCGGTTCCCGGCCGGCCATGAGTGCTTGGCGTGGCACTGTGGCGGCGCTAGGGCAAGGCCATGTCATCACGCGCCACCGGGATGCGCCGTTCCCCCAAATGGCAACGAACGCTGTGGATGCCGGTTTTGCTGGCTCTGCTCTCCGGCTGCAATGCGGATGATTCCGCATCGCGCACCGGTGGTTCCGCGATCGATCGCGCCTGCGAGCCGGTGACGTTCGAAGGCACGCCCTTCACTGTCTGCCATGCGATACGCGACAAGCACCGCATCCGCCTGGTCGATCGCGATGCCGATGGCAATCCGATGCGGGACTTTCCCCCGCTCGAAGCACGGCTCGGCGCCGACTGGCCGCGCATCGCCTTCGCCATGAACGCGGGCATGTTCAACGAAGACGGCGCGCCGATCGGCTATTATGTCGAGGCCGGCAACCAGACCAAGCCGCTCAACCGCCGCGAAGGGCCGGGCAATTTCCACTTGCTCCCCAACGGCGTCTTCTGGGGCAATGCCAAGGGCTGGCACGTCACCGAAACCGAGGCCTTCGCCGCCGACCGCCCCGAATTTCCCGATTTCGCCACGCAATCCGGCCCGATGCTGGTGATCGACGGCAGGCTTCACCCAGAATTCAGCGAAAACGGCGTGTCGCAGCTCATCCGCAACGGCGTCGGCGTCGACGAAAAGGGCGACGCATGGTTCGCGATCAGCGAGGCGCCGGTGTCCTTCGGCCGCTTCGCCCGCCTGTTTCGCGACCGGCTGGATTGTCCCGACGCATTGTTCCTCGACGGTCAGGTCTCGCGCCTGTGGGACCCGCCCGGCAATCGCCGCCTGCCCGGCGCGCTGATCGGCCCGATTGTCGTCGTGACGCAGAAGGAGTAGCGCTGGCGCCATGATCCTCGTCATCGACAATTACGATAGCTTCACCTGGAACCTGGTCCATTACCTGATGGAGCTGGGCACCGAGGTAAAGGTCGTCCGCAACGACGCGCTAACCGCCGCCGAGGCGCTGGCAAGCAATGCGCAGGCCTTCCTCATCTCGCCCGGCCCATGCACGCCGAACGAAGCGGGCATCAGCCTCGATCTCGTCGCCGCCTGCGCCGATGCGGGCAAGCCGCTGCTCGGCGTGTGCCTCGGCCATCAGGCGATCGGCCAGCATTTCGGCGGCACCGTGAAACGCGGCGGGCTGATGCACGGCAAGACATGCCCGGTCGAACATGACGGGACGGGGCTGTTCGCGGGCCTCCCCTCGCCCTTCACCGCGACCCGCTATCACTCGCTGATCGTCGAGGACATTCCCGAGGAACTGATCGTCAACGCCACCGCCGACGACGCCAGCGTCATGGGCTTCCGCCACC
This genomic interval from Sphingosinithalassobacter tenebrarum contains the following:
- a CDS encoding carbonic anhydrase translates to MEIVGGVARFQGDVFPQQQELFRALAREGQRPSTLMVSCADSRVVPELITQSEPGDLFVCRNAGNIVPPFAQKNGGVSSTVEYAVMVLGVSHIIVCGHSDCGAMKAFFNQEALESLPNVKAWLSHAEPAYEVVRTCYHEHEEKDQIHALTLENVAIQLVHLQNHPSVAAALAAGKVSLHGWFFDIESGRILALNAEGDFVDFEPGQELPVAVPARKPRVGAAVSKAA
- a CDS encoding response regulator — protein: MKILIVEDDGPLRLLIARVLRDHGFEAVGVSNGAEMRPLIENGDIQLVVLDIMLPGTSGLDICRWLRGHSTVPIIIISARAQETDRIVGLELGADDYLSKPFGPEELVARVRAVLRRATGQVAPAPREPTLRFAGWIIDRDRRELTAPDGSPVALSGAEYDMLITLTDSAQRVVSRDFLLEQSRERVSGASDRAVDVLVSRLRAKLRAHGGGEIIKTVRGAGYMFVPHVERR
- a CDS encoding sensor histidine kinase, with product MTRVRLWPRGLTGRVTLVLLAAILIEFFGTILVFGEAEKLLLRTGQAHRVAEQLVVADRVLRQTPPDQRANLAPRLSTRHVVITLRDTPLGPQPTSQTAEAAAREFRLWEPELRDRTLEIGLSERGSESPDRLIGALSTNDGQWIHFRSIEPIGRWAGPEGWLPSLILLVFAVLLVSALLVRTLAAPLRALAAATNRIGVTPAKVVVEPDGPQELRRLAIAFNAMQTRISELLESRTRALLAVSHDLRTPLSRMKLRIHGRLRAGDLEALRGDVDEMQAMLDSLLDFLGGGDGTQNDPAVRTDLATFVAQVAGDMRTVDPQARAIRVSGPDRLDVMTHRNALRRGLSNLIDNAVKYGGEAEIEFGSDGGWAWIEVRDHGPGIAPDLLPQVIKPFIRGDAARARDTKGFGLGLAVVMRVAKIHDGSFTLRNASPGLIAQLTLPIDGRKPQKRDETGNGNVLIRF
- the tpiA gene encoding triose-phosphate isomerase; its protein translation is MRRKFIAGNWKMNGLKAQLGEVESIAGAASDNSGVDVALCVPFTLIAPAVAAAGSMPVGAQDVHAAQSGAHTGCISAAMLTETGAGLVIVGHSERRADQCESSGDAWAKALAARGAGLHVILCCGETEEERDAGQTEAVVAEQIAAIPGDAHGDWLTIAYEPRWAIGTGKTPTEDEIAATHGAIRAKLGELAGKEAADTIRILYGGSMNPANAAAILALSDVDGGLIGGASLTAEKFVPIIEAAAKA
- a CDS encoding leucyl aminopeptidase family protein — translated: MTDLSTLLQADRGQSARSIHIVDAKTFDDWLASQPPRARAAAAAQKLKPTGYANAILPGDGPEDWSVVTVVANVDKLSPWCLAKLAETLPEGTYRLEGREPGPATYGWLTAQYRFEKYRTDDKAQGPRVLLTNEPASIDETLLLANVTFKIRDLINAGASDMGPADLEAHAEGIAKAYGGTLTVTRGDELVRGYPMIHAVGKAAGKGREPRLIEIEWGNPDHPRVAIIGKGVVFDSGGLDIKPASGMRLMKKDMGGSAHALGLAELVMASKLPVRLHMLVPAVENAVSGEAFRPGDVLNTRKGVTVENSNTDAEGRLILGDAITKAGEGNPELMLDFATLTGAARVALGADLTGLFANDDTLANDLLGAAESESDPAWRLPLWDPYDEMLKSDVADMVNAAEGTPFGGAITAALFLRRFVPEGVQWAHHDIFCWRQSAKPGRPKGADAVSLRATWKALKDRYGK
- a CDS encoding SulP family inorganic anion transporter; the protein is MASAAETQGRSLLPATFGRDFASSFVVFLVAMPLCLGIAIASGVPPELGLVTGIIGGIVVGAIAGSPLQVSGPAAGLAVLVFDLVQTHGLVALGPVLILAGILQFAGGLLKLGQFFRGVSPAVVHGMLAGIGAMIVLQQVHVLIDDSPLSDGLANLAAIPGAFLGLEDDAFQALLVGLATIGAMIGWDKVKPAALRMVPGALVGVVVGTILAMAGNLAIQRIALPDNIAAGLTLPSTESMSLLADPTLLGLALAMAFIASAETLLSAAAVDKMQDRVQSKFNKELTAQGVGNFLCGIVGALPMTGVIVRSSANVQAGAETRASTILHGIWILAFVALLPFVLAEVPTAALAGVLVVTGVKLVKIKDVRHLFTRYGALPALIWGVTFVLVVTVDLLTGVVAGLIMTLLELVPQWRRMRLAIHERSHAEDDHEIELEGKATAMSIHKVAGLLDRLPRQGRIKLKLSKLEFADHTVSELVSDALVRRKQQGVRIELDHDGHPHQQRIASAIA
- a CDS encoding GFA family protein, whose translation is MTARQARCRCGAVTVACTGEPVRVSVCHCSNCKRRSGSAFAVQARFPDDAVEIIGETRGWEEVGESGSLFRHRFCPQCGVAVAYTLDSMPGVTAIPLGLFDDPHFGRLEYSVFEERKLAWVAITGDVAHYD